TTCGATATATCTTCATCGTCTCGCAGGTCGAGGTGCATGAAAGCGATCTATTTGCGGTCCGGATCGAAAAGGCCGACGGGCATAAATGCGAACGCTGCTGGAATTATTCGATAAGGGTCGGCGAATTTGAGAAATATCCGACGGTTTGCGAGCGTTGTATCGAAGCACTTACTGAATTGGAAAAGGCGGCAGCCGCCTAGCAGGAGAAAACAGATGGAAAAGACGATCGGTATTGCGCTGTTTTTGATCTTGTTCAGCTTTTCGGTGTTTGGCCAAGCGGTCTATACGCCCGAGCGCGGTTCGGCAGAAAGAAAGGCGATCCTTGACGCGCTTCGGCTGCCTGTCGAACGCGATCTGAAACAAAAGGTCATTTTTGTTACCGATAATTTCAGAGTGCAGGGTTCGTGGGCCTTCGTCAGCGGGACGCCGCAGAACTCGAACGGCGCATCGCCCGACTATAGCGGCACGAAATATGCGGAGGCTGTCGATTCAGGTGCGTTCGACAACAACTTTTTTGCATTGCTCCGAAAAACGTCGGGTAGATGGAGAGTGACCACTGTCGCGATCGGCTGCACCGACGTCTGCTTTGCGGACTGGTGGCGTCGTTATAAGGCGCCTAAGGCAATTTTCCCTTACACTGAATAGCGTTTTGTGAAACTGCGGCAAACCCGGCATCGTTATTTCCGGTGTCAGACATTCACATACCGGGAGATGATATAAATATGCGAAATATGGTCCTTTTGATGGTGTTGCTTTTTTCAGGATATGCCGGCAGCGCGATCGCGCAGAGCACCGAGATCGATGCGGTCCGGATCCCATTGGAAAATTACCTTAAGGGACATGCGACCGGCGAGGGCGAGTTTTTCAGAAAGGCCTTTCATACCGAGGGCAATATGGTGTGGATCCGCGATGGTAAATTCACGACCCGTTCGTTTGCCGAGTATATTGCCGGCGCTTCGGGAAAGCCGCCGTCGGATGAGGCCAAACGCAAACGGTCGATCGAGGGTATCGACATCGCGGGCAATGCCGCATCGGCGAAGATAATCCTCGATTATCCGAGCGTTCGTTTCGTGGATTTTATGACCCTGCTCAAGATCGACGGCGAATGGAAGATAGTCAGCAAGGTCTTCTACGCAGAACCAAAGAAAACTCAGTGACGAAAAAAGACATACTTTGGAAACTTGGATACCTCGCCATCACCGGCGGGGTCTTTATGGTCGATCAGACCACGAAGGCATGGGCGGTAAGGCGCTTGCGTTTCGGTGATGATATCCCGGTCATTTCGGGGCTTTTGAATTTTGCGTATGCCCAGAATACCGGCGTCGCATTCTCGATGCTCGACGATCATGGCGACGCCGGAAGGTGGGGATTGTCGTTGGTCGCACTGTTGGCGGGTGTGCTGGTGCTCTATTTCTTTTGGAAAACACCGCGGTCGGATGACCGTATCCTTGGGTCGCTGGCTCTGCTGCTTGCCGGTATCGCCGGCAATGTCACGGATCGCCTCCGTCTCGGATTCGTCGTTGATTTTATTGATGTTCAGTTCGGTTCATGGCACTACCCAACCTTCAACGTCGCCGATATGGCGATCGTTACCGGTGCGGGATTGTTGATCATTGATATGTTCCTTTCAAAGAAAAACCTGACCCAGAAGGCCGAAGAGTAAGGGTTTTGCATAAGGCGGGCTTCCTTGAATGTGATCCCGAAGATCTGCATGGTTCTCAGATATGTACCCTGAATTATTCCGCATCGGTGATTTCCCTGTTACGAGCTACGGCATTTGGCTGGCGGCCGGAATGTTGATCGCGCTTTTCGCGGCGTCGCGCCTTGCAGCAAGAGACGGGCTGCCGCGCGAGCGGATATACGACCTTGGTTTGTGGACGCTGATCGGCGGACTTCTTGGCTCAAAGATATTGATGTTCTTCGTCGAAGACAACGTCAATATATTCTCACTCGACTTTTTACGCTCGGGCGGGGTCTATTACGGCGGGCTGATCGGCGGATTCCTGACCGTTGTTTTCCTGATTCGCTTTTACAAGCTGCCCTTCTGGAAGGTCTCTGACGCCCTCGCTGCGGGTCTGGCGCTTGGCCAGGCATTCGGCCGTCAGGGCTGCTTTGCTGCCGGCTGCTGCTGGGGAAAACCGACGACCAATTGGTGGGGCGTCCACTTCAGCGAAAAAGGAAATGAATACACCGGCGTTCCGATCGCCAATAATGTTCATCTGCATCCGACGCAATTGATCGAGAGTTTTACGATGCTTGCCGTCTTTGGTTTTCTCGTATGGCTCCACCGAAACAAGAAGTTTGACGGACAGGTTCTGATAGCCTACGGCATCATCTATTCGATCTTTCGTTTCCTGATCGAGTTCATCCGCGACGATCCGCGCGGAGACCTCTTCGGCCTGACAACGATGACCGGCCTTTCGACATCGCAGCTGGTCAGCCTTGTCGTCGCGGCCTTTGCTATCGCCTTCATGATAATGCGGCTGCGGTCAAACG
The DNA window shown above is from Chloracidobacterium sp. and carries:
- a CDS encoding nuclear transport factor 2 family protein, which produces MVLLFSGYAGSAIAQSTEIDAVRIPLENYLKGHATGEGEFFRKAFHTEGNMVWIRDGKFTTRSFAEYIAGASGKPPSDEAKRKRSIEGIDIAGNAASAKIILDYPSVRFVDFMTLLKIDGEWKIVSKVFYAEPKKTQ
- the lspA gene encoding signal peptidase II; this encodes MTKKDILWKLGYLAITGGVFMVDQTTKAWAVRRLRFGDDIPVISGLLNFAYAQNTGVAFSMLDDHGDAGRWGLSLVALLAGVLVLYFFWKTPRSDDRILGSLALLLAGIAGNVTDRLRLGFVVDFIDVQFGSWHYPTFNVADMAIVTGAGLLIIDMFLSKKNLTQKAEE
- the lgt gene encoding prolipoprotein diacylglyceryl transferase, giving the protein MYPELFRIGDFPVTSYGIWLAAGMLIALFAASRLAARDGLPRERIYDLGLWTLIGGLLGSKILMFFVEDNVNIFSLDFLRSGGVYYGGLIGGFLTVVFLIRFYKLPFWKVSDALAAGLALGQAFGRQGCFAAGCCWGKPTTNWWGVHFSEKGNEYTGVPIANNVHLHPTQLIESFTMLAVFGFLVWLHRNKKFDGQVLIAYGIIYSIFRFLIEFIRDDPRGDLFGLTTMTGLSTSQLVSLVVAAFAIAFMIMRLRSNDLKEPIEHT